A window from Enterocloster bolteae encodes these proteins:
- the trpS gene encoding tryptophan--tRNA ligase: protein MGKIILTGDRPTGRLHVGHYAGSLKRRVELQNSGEFDEIYIMIADAQALTDNADNPEKVRQNIIEVALDYLACGLDPEKSVLFIQSQVPELCEMTFYYMDLVTVSRLQRNPTVKSEIQMRNFEASIPVGFFTYPISQAADITAFKATTVPVGEDQAPMIEQTREIVHKFNSVYGDTLVEPDILLPDNKACLRLPGIDGKAKMSKSLGNCIYLSDSEDEIKKKIMSMFTDPNHLRVEDPGQVEGNPVFIYLDAFCRDEHFAAYLPDYKNLDELKAHYARGGLGDVKVKRFLNSVLQDELRPIRERRKEIARDIPAVYRILEEGSRRAEQKAAQTLAEMKRAMKINYFEDKELIAEQAERFRAEMD, encoded by the coding sequence ATGGGAAAGATTATACTGACCGGTGACCGCCCCACAGGACGGCTTCACGTAGGACATTATGCAGGCTCTTTAAAACGCAGGGTGGAGCTGCAGAATTCAGGGGAGTTTGATGAGATTTATATTATGATAGCCGATGCCCAGGCTTTGACAGACAATGCGGACAACCCGGAAAAGGTGCGTCAGAACATCATAGAGGTGGCTCTGGATTACCTGGCATGCGGACTGGACCCGGAGAAATCCGTTCTGTTCATCCAGTCACAGGTGCCTGAGCTGTGCGAGATGACGTTTTACTATATGGATTTAGTGACCGTATCCAGGCTTCAGCGCAATCCTACCGTAAAATCCGAGATTCAGATGCGCAACTTTGAGGCCAGCATTCCGGTGGGCTTCTTCACATACCCAATCAGCCAGGCAGCGGACATTACTGCCTTTAAGGCGACCACGGTTCCGGTAGGTGAGGACCAGGCGCCCATGATTGAGCAGACCAGGGAAATCGTCCATAAGTTCAACAGTGTTTACGGGGATACCCTGGTGGAGCCGGATATCCTTTTGCCGGACAATAAGGCGTGTCTGCGCCTGCCCGGTATAGACGGCAAGGCTAAAATGAGCAAATCCCTTGGAAACTGCATATACCTGTCTGATTCCGAGGATGAGATAAAGAAGAAAATCATGTCCATGTTTACGGATCCCAATCACCTGAGGGTGGAGGATCCGGGACAGGTGGAAGGAAATCCTGTGTTCATTTATCTGGATGCGTTCTGCCGTGATGAGCATTTTGCAGCATATCTGCCGGATTACAAGAACCTGGATGAACTGAAGGCCCATTACGCCAGAGGTGGTTTGGGAGACGTGAAGGTGAAACGGTTCCTCAACAGCGTGCTTCAGGATGAACTGAGGCCCATCCGTGAGCGCCGCAAGGAAATTGCCAGGGACATTCCTGCTGTTTACCGTATCCTGGAAGAAGGCAGCCGCAGGGCAGAGCAGAAGGCAGCCCAGACCCTGGCTGAGATGAAGAGGGCCATGAAGATCAATTACTTCGAGGATAAGGAATTGATTGCGGAACAGGCTGAGCGGTTCAGGGCTGAGATGGATTAA
- a CDS encoding YcxB family protein has translation MGRPAARKNYVFLAVPKRMFPDRETMDRFLDQFTDPQAVEDDGHVAEGIFNFYFFMDQRAWSHAWIQGMQMGLRVKKLYGAKKGKVLRVTGIVAALCGMSIGMIADSAILTAVFLTMLLLSYMRGHGLSESFYKKQMMSGWMPSDGIGRWEISIGVNGIRMKRGLAFTEYSWEDYNCLAETEDTFFFLNTETARGIECIPVPKWVFKDLGEMDAFLDFCRDKGVKWAGLDKTADLPKNDRMLYILIFMVLLAVVISGIIRAVYL, from the coding sequence TTGGGAAGGCCTGCTGCAAGAAAAAACTATGTGTTTCTGGCTGTTCCTAAACGTATGTTTCCGGACAGAGAAACCATGGACCGGTTTCTGGACCAATTTACAGATCCCCAGGCAGTGGAGGATGACGGACATGTTGCTGAAGGCATTTTTAACTTTTATTTTTTTATGGACCAGAGGGCCTGGTCCCATGCCTGGATTCAGGGGATGCAGATGGGACTTCGGGTAAAAAAATTATACGGTGCAAAGAAAGGAAAAGTGCTCCGGGTAACGGGAATCGTGGCAGCCTTATGCGGAATGAGCATTGGTATGATAGCGGACAGCGCCATCCTGACAGCGGTTTTTCTGACCATGCTTCTTTTGAGCTATATGAGGGGCCATGGTTTGTCCGAGTCATTTTACAAGAAACAGATGATGAGCGGATGGATGCCGTCAGACGGGATTGGAAGGTGGGAAATTTCGATTGGGGTAAATGGAATCCGCATGAAAAGAGGGCTGGCTTTTACAGAGTACAGCTGGGAGGATTATAACTGCCTGGCTGAAACAGAGGACACATTCTTTTTCCTGAATACAGAGACAGCACGCGGGATAGAGTGTATCCCGGTTCCCAAGTGGGTGTTTAAGGACTTGGGGGAGATGGATGCATTTCTCGACTTTTGCCGTGATAAGGGGGTAAAGTGGGCCGGATTGGATAAAACAGCGGACCTGCCAAAGAATGACAGGATGCTTTATATCCTGATCTTCATGGTATTATTGGCTGTGGTGATATCCGGCATCATACGGGCTGTATATTTATGA
- a CDS encoding MerR family transcriptional regulator: MLTIGQMSKVCGVSVKTLRHYDKIGLLKPQRIDEINGYRYYEDPQIGTMLLIGRLKRYGFSLTEIQALLTIPDSRELLRQLYKQRFRLERQMEHISITIREMGYHLEEFERTGDIMSYQNNYEIQIKEAEEQVLVTRRNKMSVEEFGTYYGKIYEKIAREHMTINGVVMAIYHDQEFDPAYSDIELGVGITERDKADFVMPGCLCATTIHKGAYSGLPDAYGAIVAWINANGYHMNGMPYEIYRKTQFDKLPPEEWETEIFFPVKK, from the coding sequence ATGCTGACCATAGGACAGATGTCAAAAGTGTGCGGGGTGAGTGTGAAAACACTGCGTCACTACGATAAGATAGGCCTTTTAAAGCCCCAGAGAATAGATGAGATAAACGGATACCGGTACTACGAGGACCCTCAGATTGGCACCATGCTTTTGATTGGAAGGCTGAAACGGTATGGTTTTTCCCTTACGGAAATCCAGGCTCTGCTTACCATCCCGGACAGCAGGGAATTGCTGCGGCAGCTGTACAAACAAAGATTCCGCCTGGAGCGGCAGATGGAGCATATTTCCATAACCATAAGGGAAATGGGGTATCATCTGGAAGAATTTGAAAGGACAGGTGACATTATGAGTTATCAGAACAATTATGAGATTCAGATAAAGGAAGCAGAGGAACAGGTTCTCGTTACCCGGAGAAACAAGATGTCAGTGGAGGAATTCGGCACATATTACGGGAAGATATATGAAAAGATTGCCAGGGAACACATGACCATAAACGGAGTGGTAATGGCCATCTACCATGACCAGGAATTTGACCCGGCTTACAGCGATATCGAGCTGGGAGTGGGAATCACAGAGCGGGATAAGGCTGATTTTGTCATGCCGGGCTGTCTGTGTGCAACTACCATCCACAAGGGCGCCTATTCAGGACTGCCGGATGCCTATGGCGCCATTGTGGCCTGGATTAACGCCAATGGATATCATATGAATGGGATGCCTTACGAGATTTACCGCAAGACCCAGTTTGACAAGCTTCCGCCGGAAGAGTGGGAGACAGAAATTTTCTTCCCTGTGAAAAAATAG
- a CDS encoding nitroreductase family protein: protein MTEIEAIRARHAVRNYTAKPLSPEIIDELRQEIEQCNRQGQLHIQLVTENEEAFKTFIPLFGRFKNVKNYIALAAKKQGDFYVKCGYCGARLMVKAQQAGLNSCWVTNTYNAKKCPVTLAPDEELVGVIAIGYGTTDGTQHKSKSMERLCKPCSDKWFLDGMNAAVLAPTGLNRQDFFIEANGNTVSIRTKDNHPMSQINTGIVKYHFEIGAGRENFNWE from the coding sequence ATGACGGAAATAGAAGCAATCAGAGCAAGGCACGCAGTCCGGAATTATACGGCGAAACCGCTCTCCCCTGAGATTATTGATGAACTACGCCAAGAAATTGAGCAGTGCAACCGGCAGGGACAGCTGCACATCCAGTTAGTTACGGAAAATGAGGAGGCGTTTAAAACCTTTATTCCCTTATTTGGGCGGTTTAAAAATGTAAAAAACTATATTGCTCTGGCAGCCAAAAAGCAAGGCGATTTTTACGTGAAATGCGGCTACTGCGGAGCGCGGCTTATGGTTAAAGCGCAGCAGGCAGGCCTTAATTCATGTTGGGTCACAAATACATACAATGCAAAAAAATGTCCGGTTACGTTAGCTCCTGATGAGGAACTGGTTGGTGTCATTGCGATTGGTTACGGCACCACTGACGGTACGCAGCATAAGTCAAAAAGCATGGAACGTTTATGTAAGCCATGCAGTGATAAATGGTTTTTAGATGGCATGAATGCGGCTGTACTTGCTCCAACCGGTCTTAACAGACAGGATTTTTTTATCGAAGCAAACGGGAATACCGTATCCATCCGCACAAAGGACAATCACCCTATGTCCCAAATCAATACCGGAATTGTGAAATACCATTTTGAGATTGGCGCCGGAAGGGAGAATTTTAATTGGGAATAA
- a CDS encoding TetR/AcrR family transcriptional regulator has translation MNTDIGGKKPYHFGNLKEALIEQGIALIHEEGIEKFSLRKAAKKVGVSAAACYNHFGNMDDLLREMYSYVIDRFAAALKQAVEDNPCHHVTISMGVAYVEFFAEYPHYFNFLFDSEYLGIQIKETEITWNSSFTPFEIFVTGAKRGMRELNIDEKELRDDLLVMWAAVHGLAAMANMKGVQYDSGDWGALTERLLLSKVML, from the coding sequence ATGAATACAGATATAGGCGGGAAAAAACCATATCATTTTGGTAATTTAAAAGAAGCACTCATTGAACAGGGAATTGCGTTAATCCATGAGGAAGGAATTGAAAAGTTTTCTCTGCGAAAGGCGGCAAAGAAAGTAGGTGTATCAGCGGCTGCCTGCTATAATCATTTTGGAAACATGGACGATCTGCTCCGGGAAATGTATTCTTATGTGATTGACAGATTTGCAGCCGCTCTGAAACAGGCGGTTGAAGATAATCCCTGCCATCATGTTACAATCTCAATGGGCGTGGCCTATGTGGAATTTTTTGCAGAGTATCCGCACTATTTTAATTTCTTATTTGACAGTGAATATCTGGGCATACAAATAAAAGAAACAGAAATCACATGGAACAGCTCTTTTACTCCGTTTGAAATTTTTGTAACCGGCGCGAAAAGAGGAATGAGGGAACTAAACATTGATGAAAAAGAATTAAGAGATGACCTTTTGGTAATGTGGGCAGCCGTACATGGCCTGGCAGCCATGGCCAACATGAAGGGGGTCCAGTATGACAGCGGTGATTGGGGCGCTCTTACAGAGAGGTTACTGCTCAGCAAAGTAATGCTGTGA
- a CDS encoding acyl-protein synthetase, which produces MEGYGITRGRLSRYRLFWTKNIYDRQGAEQMFFSAVRENCAYHYRHCREYSKILKRSGFRPGHLESSRDIGRIPVLPTLFFKHHDIHSIAPECTWLKTTSSGTSGTASQVNFDGGALLCGLGMVARTVSKRGLLSLRPARYVIFGYEPHRDNRTAVARSTFGATFFAPPLSRDYALIYRQGQYIPNLEHVMDRLCRYSHGAVPVRILGFPSYAYFALKQMEERGIHLTLPGGSKMILSGGWKQFEGQKVNKEVLYGLARRVLGIEDKDVAEFFSAAEHPVLYCDCRNHHFHVPVYSQVIIRDIKTMEPLGYGRPGLVNLITPMIKAVPVLSVMTDDVGVLHVGKECGCGIDAPYLELLGRAGVSGIKTCAAGAQDILNGTYGKEAAR; this is translated from the coding sequence ATGGAAGGATACGGAATCACAAGAGGCAGGTTAAGCAGATACCGGCTTTTCTGGACAAAGAATATCTATGACAGACAGGGCGCAGAGCAGATGTTTTTTTCCGCAGTCAGAGAGAACTGTGCTTACCATTACAGGCACTGCCGGGAATACAGCAAAATCCTTAAAAGGTCAGGATTCCGGCCGGGACACTTGGAAAGCAGCCGGGATATAGGGAGAATTCCCGTTCTGCCCACCCTGTTTTTCAAACATCATGACATACACTCCATTGCCCCGGAGTGTACCTGGCTTAAAACCACATCCTCCGGGACTTCAGGAACTGCCAGCCAGGTGAATTTTGACGGCGGCGCTCTGCTGTGCGGTCTGGGTATGGTGGCGCGCACTGTATCAAAAAGGGGATTATTGTCTCTCAGACCGGCCCGTTACGTTATATTCGGCTATGAACCCCACAGAGATAACCGCACGGCGGTTGCCAGAAGCACTTTCGGGGCCACTTTTTTCGCACCGCCTCTCAGCAGGGATTATGCCCTGATATACCGTCAGGGACAGTATATCCCGAATCTGGAGCATGTCATGGACCGGCTTTGCCGGTACAGCCATGGGGCCGTGCCTGTGAGGATACTGGGCTTTCCGTCTTATGCATATTTTGCCTTGAAGCAGATGGAGGAGCGGGGAATACACCTTACGCTGCCGGGGGGATCCAAAATGATTCTTTCCGGCGGCTGGAAACAGTTTGAGGGACAGAAGGTGAACAAGGAGGTTCTCTATGGACTTGCGCGCCGTGTGCTTGGAATAGAGGACAAGGATGTTGCGGAATTTTTCAGCGCGGCGGAACATCCGGTGCTGTACTGTGATTGCAGGAACCATCATTTTCATGTTCCGGTGTACAGCCAGGTCATCATACGGGATATAAAGACCATGGAGCCTTTGGGATATGGCAGGCCTGGTCTGGTCAATCTTATCACGCCTATGATAAAGGCGGTTCCGGTTCTGAGTGTGATGACGGATGATGTGGGAGTGCTCCATGTGGGAAAGGAGTGCGGCTGCGGGATTGACGCTCCTTATCTGGAGCTTTTGGGGCGGGCAGGGGTAAGCGGTATTAAGACCTGCGCGGCCGGGGCCCAGGATATCCTGAATGGCACATATGGGAAGGAGGCTGCCAGGTGA
- a CDS encoding acyl-CoA reductase, translating to MILFQGRVYDTMLQGELLGQLEARINDTRLGRGLEQERVIRGLVRLGQELREELENAAPGKTAGEAGNPWIPAWLGCLTRFLSREWLEYKIETELGVKAGKGRKSEPGGSTECEPGPSHEVYHYTELQKMETHILPLGTLLHITAGNMEGLPVFSIVEGLLTGNVNILKLPGNDGGLSMDIILRLIRLEPALADYIYVFDTSSGDLPAMRRLEEMADGIVVWGGDSAVAAVRRSAPPGTRLIEWGHKLGFVYISGYECKDKELSALAEHIVSTRQLLCSSCQTIFLDTERMDDVNEFCREFLPYMERAVLSCPGHVSLFQPDILQKDSTVRPVESRFGSVNMAEAALALQQHNDRMEQMAYGKKKMRKLYPGKGCSLTACGDHELELSPMFGNCLVKRLPQGQLFGCLRRHKRHLQTAGLICREDRRPELMKTLASGGVARITRAGTMSSPFAGEAHDGEYALRRYVRFVSQEM from the coding sequence GTGATTCTGTTTCAGGGAAGGGTATATGATACCATGCTTCAGGGAGAACTGCTGGGGCAGTTGGAAGCCCGAATCAATGATACCAGGCTGGGACGCGGACTGGAGCAGGAAAGGGTCATTCGCGGGCTGGTTCGGTTGGGGCAGGAGCTGAGAGAGGAACTGGAGAACGCTGCGCCGGGAAAGACGGCCGGAGAAGCCGGAAACCCGTGGATACCGGCCTGGCTGGGATGTCTGACCCGGTTTCTCAGCCGGGAATGGCTGGAATATAAGATAGAAACAGAACTGGGAGTAAAGGCAGGCAAAGGGCGAAAAAGTGAACCGGGAGGCAGTACAGAGTGCGAACCTGGCCCTAGCCATGAAGTATATCATTATACGGAATTACAAAAAATGGAGACTCATATACTCCCCCTGGGGACGCTCCTGCACATAACAGCCGGAAATATGGAAGGGCTGCCTGTATTCAGCATTGTGGAGGGACTGCTTACCGGAAATGTGAATATATTAAAGCTTCCGGGCAATGATGGAGGACTGTCCATGGATATTATTTTGCGTCTTATCCGTCTGGAACCCGCTCTGGCGGATTACATTTATGTCTTTGACACCTCGTCCGGGGACCTGCCTGCCATGAGGCGGCTGGAAGAAATGGCTGATGGTATTGTGGTATGGGGAGGAGATTCGGCGGTGGCTGCTGTGCGCAGAAGCGCGCCGCCAGGAACCAGACTCATTGAATGGGGGCATAAGCTTGGATTTGTATATATCTCCGGTTATGAGTGTAAGGATAAGGAGCTGTCTGCTCTGGCTGAGCATATAGTGTCCACACGGCAGCTGCTGTGCAGTTCCTGTCAGACTATATTTCTGGATACGGAGCGTATGGATGATGTGAATGAATTTTGCCGGGAATTTCTTCCGTATATGGAGAGGGCTGTTCTTTCCTGCCCGGGGCATGTATCACTGTTCCAGCCGGACATTTTACAGAAAGATTCCACGGTCCGGCCCGTGGAATCCCGGTTTGGCTCTGTGAATATGGCAGAGGCAGCCCTGGCGCTTCAGCAGCATAATGACAGGATGGAACAGATGGCGTATGGAAAAAAGAAAATGAGGAAGCTGTATCCGGGAAAGGGCTGCAGCCTTACGGCCTGCGGGGATCATGAGCTGGAGCTGTCTCCCATGTTTGGCAACTGTCTGGTAAAGCGCCTGCCGCAGGGGCAGCTGTTTGGTTGCTTAAGACGCCATAAGAGGCACCTCCAGACAGCAGGACTGATTTGCAGGGAGGACAGGCGGCCTGAGCTTATGAAGACTCTGGCGTCCGGCGGCGTGGCGCGTATTACCAGGGCAGGAACCATGTCATCGCCATTTGCGGGAGAGGCACATGACGGGGAATATGCCCTGCGAAGATATGTAAGATTTGTCAGCCAGGAGATGTAA
- a CDS encoding GNAT family N-acetyltransferase: protein MELEYRFADIDELDFLVRMRIRDLRMFSECAAGTKLEDAIRRFYEIKMKENACRTLLAYAGRELAATATLYFYDVLPSNENPSGRVGQITNVWVDEAFRRQGIATRMVERLMEEARGETKMVCLNSSEQALGMYERMGFSSKKGYLVYYLS from the coding sequence ATGGAGCTGGAATACCGGTTTGCCGACATAGATGAATTGGATTTTCTTGTGCGTATGCGGATAAGGGATTTGAGGATGTTTTCTGAATGTGCGGCAGGAACAAAATTGGAGGATGCCATACGAAGGTTTTATGAAATTAAAATGAAGGAAAATGCCTGCCGTACGCTTTTAGCATATGCGGGCAGGGAGCTGGCGGCCACGGCTACCCTGTATTTTTACGATGTACTGCCTTCCAATGAGAATCCCAGTGGAAGAGTGGGACAGATAACCAATGTATGGGTGGATGAGGCATTCCGACGTCAGGGCATTGCCACCCGCATGGTGGAGAGGCTGATGGAGGAGGCCAGGGGAGAGACCAAAATGGTGTGCCTCAATTCCTCAGAACAGGCACTTGGTATGTATGAGAGGATGGGGTTTTCCTCTAAAAAGGGATATCTGGTTTACTATTTGAGCTGA
- a CDS encoding acetyltransferase produces MGDGEMKNDEMKDSEIKGSERKVRNTGEPVKRLLIWGAGDQGIVTLDCALAMNRYSRIDFMELKEKGHRAIPEYLIRREDDGLDQILKSYDEVIVATGSNELREKKISMLVSLGIPLAVIIHPTAVISPLSRIAKGCTIHPYAVINAYASIGTGCIINTQADIEHDCVVEDFVNVCPKVSMAGHTVVGRKTFLGIGCTIIDGIRIGTEATVGAGAVVIRDVPDHAAVAGVPAKDIRKI; encoded by the coding sequence ATGGGTGATGGTGAAATGAAAAATGATGAAATGAAAGATAGTGAAATAAAAGGCAGTGAAAGGAAAGTCAGGAATACCGGGGAACCGGTGAAACGCCTGCTCATATGGGGCGCAGGTGACCAGGGAATTGTAACACTGGATTGCGCGCTGGCCATGAACCGGTATAGCCGGATTGATTTTATGGAACTGAAAGAAAAGGGACACCGTGCCATTCCGGAATATCTGATCCGCAGGGAAGACGATGGATTGGACCAGATCCTGAAATCCTATGATGAGGTCATTGTTGCCACCGGCAGCAATGAACTGCGCGAAAAGAAAATATCCATGCTTGTATCCCTGGGAATTCCGCTTGCTGTCATCATACATCCCACGGCAGTCATAAGCCCTTTATCCAGGATAGCAAAAGGCTGCACCATACACCCTTATGCCGTCATAAACGCCTATGCATCCATAGGAACAGGCTGCATCATAAATACTCAGGCAGATATTGAGCACGACTGTGTGGTGGAGGATTTTGTGAATGTCTGTCCCAAGGTCTCCATGGCAGGTCATACGGTTGTGGGAAGGAAAACTTTTTTGGGAATTGGCTGCACCATCATAGATGGAATCAGGATTGGAACGGAGGCCACTGTGGGAGCGGGAGCCGTCGTGATCCGGGATGTGCCGGACCACGCGGCTGTGGCAGGCGTTCCTGCTAAAGATATAAGGAAAATCTAG
- a CDS encoding RNA polymerase sigma factor, which yields MRQESDVEQTIGQYADMVKHICFVYMKNESDTEDVFQDVFLKYALFSEPFDSEEHKKAWLIRVTVNRCKDLLRSFFRTHTCSLEEAMSMADTKSQDLSHVLESVMNLSDKYRIIVYLHYYEGYSAVEIAGILHKNVNTVYTHLSRAKAELKKMLGGDEGETKYT from the coding sequence ATGCGGCAGGAATCAGATGTAGAGCAGACCATTGGGCAATACGCGGATATGGTAAAACATATCTGCTTTGTCTATATGAAAAATGAAAGTGATACAGAGGACGTGTTTCAGGATGTGTTTTTGAAATACGCCCTTTTTTCTGAACCCTTTGATTCTGAGGAACATAAAAAAGCATGGCTGATTCGTGTGACCGTAAACAGGTGCAAAGATTTGCTCCGCAGTTTCTTCCGGACACACACCTGCTCTCTGGAAGAGGCCATGTCCATGGCTGATACAAAAAGCCAGGACCTGTCCCATGTGCTGGAGTCCGTGATGAATCTTTCTGATAAATACAGAATCATCGTGTATCTGCATTATTATGAGGGCTATTCAGCCGTGGAGATTGCAGGTATTTTACATAAAAATGTCAATACCGTATATACACATCTGTCAAGGGCGAAAGCCGAGCTTAAAAAAATGCTGGGAGGTGATGAGGGTGAAACAAAGTATACATGA
- a CDS encoding Holliday junction resolvase RecU: MGTWNSRGLRGSTLEDLINHTNDLYREKKLALIQKIPTPITPIEIDKSSRHITLAYFDQKSTVDYIGAVQGIPVCFDAKECAVKTFPLQNIHPHQIEFMGEFEKQGGIAFIILYFTGLDEIYYLPFEQIEGYWKRMEEGGRKSFTYDEVDKSWRVRSHAGFLVHYLEEIQKDLDRRS; encoded by the coding sequence ATGGGTACCTGGAATTCCAGAGGTTTAAGGGGCTCTACCCTTGAAGATTTGATTAACCATACCAACGATTTGTACAGGGAAAAGAAGCTGGCTCTGATACAGAAGATACCGACCCCCATCACCCCCATTGAAATTGACAAGTCCAGCCGCCACATCACCCTGGCCTATTTTGACCAGAAGAGTACCGTGGATTATATCGGGGCCGTACAGGGGATTCCGGTGTGTTTTGATGCCAAGGAATGCGCGGTAAAGACATTTCCCCTTCAAAATATCCATCCCCACCAGATTGAATTTATGGGGGAATTTGAGAAACAGGGCGGAATTGCATTTATCATCCTCTATTTTACCGGCCTGGATGAAATATATTATCTGCCTTTTGAACAGATAGAGGGATATTGGAAACGGATGGAGGAGGGAGGGCGCAAAAGCTTTACCTACGACGAGGTGGACAAGAGCTGGCGGGTCCGTTCCCATGCCGGCTTTCTGGTCCATTATCTGGAAGAAATACAAAAAGACCTGGACAGAAGGTCATAG
- the hisZ gene encoding ATP phosphoribosyltransferase regulatory subunit has translation MAGNNRLIHTPEGVKDSYNGECRKKLAVQDKILDTFYLYGYEHIQTPSFEYFDIFSKDRGSVPDREMFKFFDRDNNTLVLRPDMTPAVARCVAKYFMDDPMPLRLCYLERTFKNNSSYQGRLKERAETGAELIGDDSEDADAEMIAMVIDSLRQAGLKEFQVELGQVAFYRSLLKEAGLEEEVEEELNQYIENKNYFAVEGLLKNQPVDEGLKKVFLKLPELFGSLEQMQEAKKLTANPGALAAIERLEKVHSILESRGLEAYVSYDLGMLSRYQYYTGIIFKAYTYGTGDYIVTGGRYDKLLVQFGKDTPAVGFVIVVDQLMAALSRQQIDVPVTLVNTVILYETSARSRALWLGSYFRDKGLAVQSMKKKEQVALEDYKAMAIQRGMRNVLYLKGDGTVVTAMDTVNGNTDQIPITAYE, from the coding sequence ATGGCAGGGAATAATCGTTTGATTCATACGCCGGAGGGCGTAAAGGACAGTTATAACGGAGAATGCAGGAAAAAGCTGGCAGTTCAGGACAAGATTCTGGATACCTTTTATCTGTACGGATATGAGCATATCCAGACTCCGAGTTTTGAATATTTTGATATTTTCAGCAAGGACAGGGGAAGCGTGCCGGACAGGGAGATGTTTAAGTTCTTTGACCGGGACAACAACACCCTGGTGCTGAGGCCGGATATGACGCCGGCGGTTGCGCGGTGTGTGGCCAAGTACTTTATGGACGATCCCATGCCTCTTAGACTCTGCTACCTGGAACGCACTTTTAAGAATAACAGCAGTTATCAGGGCCGCCTTAAGGAGCGGGCTGAGACAGGGGCCGAGCTGATTGGGGATGATTCCGAGGATGCGGATGCCGAGATGATTGCCATGGTCATTGACAGCCTGAGACAGGCCGGCCTTAAGGAGTTCCAGGTGGAGCTGGGCCAGGTGGCCTTTTACAGAAGCCTTCTTAAGGAGGCCGGGCTGGAGGAGGAAGTTGAGGAAGAGCTGAATCAGTACATTGAAAATAAAAATTATTTTGCCGTGGAGGGTCTGCTCAAGAACCAGCCCGTGGACGAAGGGCTTAAGAAGGTTTTTCTGAAGCTTCCGGAGCTGTTCGGCTCCCTGGAGCAGATGCAGGAGGCGAAAAAGCTTACCGCCAATCCGGGGGCACTGGCTGCCATTGAACGGCTGGAGAAGGTACATTCCATTTTGGAGAGCAGGGGACTGGAAGCCTATGTGTCCTATGACCTGGGGATGCTCAGCAGATACCAGTACTATACAGGTATTATTTTTAAGGCATATACCTATGGAACCGGGGATTATATTGTTACAGGAGGCCGGTATGACAAGCTGCTGGTGCAGTTTGGAAAGGATACGCCTGCTGTGGGATTTGTGATTGTTGTGGACCAGCTGATGGCTGCCCTTTCCAGGCAGCAGATTGATGTTCCTGTGACGCTGGTGAACACGGTGATACTCTATGAGACTTCGGCCAGATCCCGGGCCCTGTGGCTGGGCAGCTATTTCAGGGACAAGGGGCTGGCCGTCCAGTCCATGAAGAAGAAGGAGCAGGTGGCGCTTGAGGATTACAAGGCCATGGCAATACAGAGGGGCATGCGCAATGTCCTGTACCTGAAGGGGGACGGGACCGTAGTGACAGCCATGGACACGGTGAACGGGAATACAGACCAGATACCCATTACCGCTTACGAGTAA